A single window of Nicotiana sylvestris chromosome 5, ASM39365v2, whole genome shotgun sequence DNA harbors:
- the LOC104228358 gene encoding uncharacterized protein, whose product MVVKMMKWRPWPPLSSKKFEAKITVNCLKGLKFSPDFQRLAVEIKWKGSKGNNSLSLSSLKRKSVKKNFTKEESLKDDDGVVHWNEEFQSLCNFSLSKDSEFHPWEVSFTVFNVTNRRPNHKVPIVAAASLNIAEFASAAREKEEEIEIVIPLEAYSGSNKSSLSLCLSLNLVELSNAHEASETLPKFVMSAPVSPSPAEVLSTDRNEISALKAGLQKVKLFKGLSTMRRKKVLHEEEGSDGRNSVKSDDTDLTYPVDTDSFGDSEEAESEEVKEDTTLRKSFSYETLAYANHAGGSYYSNTSGSEDEDLVYYSHHKSDAGHAYAEDATGARPNQLSQQSSKHRILPWRKRKLSFRSPKTKGEPLLKKYYGEEGGDDIDFDRRQLSSSDESSSGWSKSEEGSTANRFAVSEFGDDSFAVGSWEQKEIVSRDGQMKLQTGVFFASIDQRNERAAGESACTALVAVIADWFHSNPEEMPIKSQLDSLIREGSLEWRNLCENETYRERFPDKHFDLETVVQAKVRPLSVVPEKSFIGFFLPEGIEDEGFDFLKGAMSFDNIWDEISKSVQDNASHGESFVYIVSWNDHFFILKVEQDAYYIIDTLGERLYEGCNQAFILKFDRDTRILQLPSASQQSDDKLATSKKEQPDMKEANTNEGKIIVTTNNHNEKTGESAIICSDKAPENEEESTVVCEGKEACKEYIKSFLAAIPIRELEVDVKKGLMASTLLHQRLQIEFHYTKSFNTELESPPKELTANSLALPSSEAE is encoded by the exons atggttGTGAAGATGATGAAGTGGAGGCCATGGCCACCATTATCGTCAAAGAAATTTGAGGCCAAGATCACAGTTAACTGTCTTAAAGGTCTAAAGTTTTCACCTGATTTTCAAAGATTGGCTGTTGAAATAAAGTGGAAAGGTTCAAAGGGTAATAATTCTTTGAGTCTGAGTTCTCTAAAGAGGAAAAGTGTAAAGAAGAATTTTACAAAGGAAGAGTCTTTGAAagatgatgatggtgttgttCATTGGAATGAGGAGTTTCAGAGCCTATGCAATTTTTCTCTATCCAAAGATAGTGAATTTCATCCTTGGGAGGTTTCTTTTACTGTGTTTAAT GTTACAAATAGAAGACCAAACCATAAAGTCCCCATAGTTGCTGCGGCGTCATTGAACATTGCAGAATTTGCTTCAGCAGCTagggagaaagaagaagaaattgaAATAGTCATTCCCTTGGAAGCTTATAGTGGCAGCAATAAGAGCAGCCTCTCACTTTGT TTGTCTCTCAATCTTGTTGAATTGAGTAATGCTCATGAAGCCTCAGAAACATTGCCAAAGTTTGTCATGTCTGCTCCAGTATCTCCTTCCCCTGCAGAGGTTTTGTCGACAGACAGAAATGAGATTTCTGCTTTGAAAGCAGGTCTGCAGAAAGTTAAACTTTTCAAGGGATTATCTACTATGCGGCGAAAGAAGGTGTTGCATGAAGAGGAGGGCAGTGATGGAAGGAACTCGGTTAAAAGTGATGACACTGATCTCACTTACCCAGTTGACACAGATTCATTTGGTGATTCAGAAGAAGCTGAATCAGAGGAAGTAAAAGAGGATACGACACTGCGGAAGTCTTTCAGTTATGAAACACTTGCATATGCAAACCATGCCGGTGGATCATATTACTCAAACACAAGTGGAAGTGAAGATGAGGATTTGGTCTACTATAGCCATCATAAATCTGATGCAGGGCATGCGTACGCTGAGGATGCAACTGGAGCAAGACCTAATCAATTATCACAGCAGAGTTCAAAACACAGAATTCTCCCTTGGAGGAAGAGAAAGTTAAGCTTCAGATCTCCGAAAACCAAGGGGGAGCCGTTGTTGAAGAAATATTATGGAGAGGAAGGTGGGGATGATATAGATTTTGATCGCCGACAGCTTAGTTCCTCTGATGAGTCTTCTTCAGGG TGGAGTAAATCTGAAGAAGGTTCAACTGCAAATAGATTTGCAGTCTCCGAGTTTGGAGATGACAGTTTTGCTGTTGGTAGTTGGGAGCAAAAAGAGATAGTAAGCCGTGATGGGCAGATGAAGCTGCAGACTGGAGTCTTCTTTGCTTCAATTGATCAACGAAATGAACGAGCTGCAGGTGAAAGTGCTTGCACAGCCTTGGTTGCGGTCATTGCCGATTGGTTTCATTCCAATCCGGAAGAAATGCCGATCAAGTCCCAACTTGACAGTCTTATCCGTGAAGGTTCACTAGAGTGGAGGAATCTCTGTGAAAACGAGACGTACAGGGAGCGTTTCCCGGATAAGCATTTTGATCTTGAAACAGTGGTCCAGGCTAAAGTACGTCCGCTCTCAGTAGTCCCAGAAAAGTCGTTCATCGGTTTCTTTCTTCCGGAAGGAATTGAAGATGAGGGATTCGATTTTCTCAAAGGTGCCATGTCCTTTGACAACATCTGGGATGAGATTTCTAAATCTGTTCAAGACAATGCTAGTCATGGCGAGTCCTTCGTTTACATTGTGAGTTGGAATGACCACTTCTTCATCCTCAAGGTCGAACAAGATGCATACTATATCATCGACACTTTGGGCGAGAGGCTTTATGAAGGCTGCAACCAGGCTTTCATCCTCAAATTTGACAGAGACACTAGAATTTTGCAGCTACCTAGCGCGAGTCAACAATCAGATGATAAACTGGCCACCAGTAAAAAGGAGCAACCCGATATGAAGGAGGCTAATACTAATGAAGGAAAAATCATAGTCACCACAAATAACCACAATGAGAAGACCGGAGAATCAGCCATCATCTGCAGCGACAAAGCACCTGAAAACGAGGAGGAATCCACCGTTGTTTGTGAAGGTAAAGAGGCGTGTAAAGAGTACATTAAGAGTTTTTTGGCGGCAATCCCCATTAGGGAATTAGAAGTTGATGTGAAAAAGGGGTTGATGGCATCTACACTCCTTCATCAGAGGCTGCAAATTGAGTTCCATTATACAAAGAGCTTTAACACCGAGTTGGAATCACCTCCAAAAGAACTGACTGCTAACAGCTTGGCGTTACCATCGTCAGAGGCAGAGTAA